ccaagagtttgagaccagcctgggcaacacagcaagaccccatctctagaaaaaaaagttttaaaataaaaacgtGAAGGGACAGAGGAGTGGTGGTGTGTGAGCGTGGTGTGCAGCAGGGGCCAGCCCGGTGTGCCATGTCCAGAATGTCTGGGTGACCCCCACCCCATGCTGCTGCTCAGGTCTAGACTTGTCTCCAGGGCCGGTGGACGGGGTGGGGTGACATCAGCACAGCACACAGGGCAAAGGCACCTCGATGCCCAGACCTGGGCTTAGGGACACAGGCTCATCCCGCTCTACCCTGCAGGCAGCCGGGTGCTCTGGGACCCTTCCTCGGACGAGATGACAGGTACGCATACAGGCTCACACAACACAGACTTGGCCCTGTACTCCATCTGatgcagaaatatttatttccaagtatgttcatgtaacaaaaaccccCACATTGCTATGAGGGCCAAAGCGCAGCGGGGCGGGTGGGGACTGCCAGGTACCCTAAGACGTCTGCACCTGCCACCAGTAGCCCAGGGTAGGTTGACATGTGGCCTCCTGGCCAGCCGAGCAGGTGCCTCTTGGGGGTCAGCTGAAGGTGTCACATGAGGACACAGGCGACCCAAGGCACGGATCCTCGGCTGGCGGGTTTCCTATCCCGCTGCCTTCCCCCTAACCCGGGCTCCGTGGCCACCTTTGGGCACCAAGGGTGTTTGGCACAAGCAGCCAAAGCAAATGAGTGTGGGGCACATGGCGGGTGCTGGGAGGCCCCTGTCCTGCGGGGGATGTCGGGGGTTGGAGGGCAGTGGCCCAGGGTGCCCCAGGTCATAGCTGGTGAGCAACGAAAGGAGACTCAGCAAAGGCTTGTTTTTGGCCTGTTATCAAAGGTCCCATGGAAATGCTTGAGATGCGTTTTAGCTCTTTCAACTCAGACAAAATTGCCTTGTAGAGAGTTAGAAGGACTGAAAGACAATAGTGACGTTTGCTGAAATTCCTCGATAAGGCACAGAGATGTGTCACTTCTCAACTCCTTGGAAAAGAAGTTGGGCTTCGTCTCCTGAGAAACCGTGTCCACTTCCCACAGACTGAGAAAAAGGTTCTTCCGCTCCGATGTCTCAGCAGGAGGCTCTGGGTTCTGGTGTCACCCTCCTGTGCTGGGGATATGTGGCCCCATGGGCTCCATGGAGATGGCAACTGTTTTCCTCTAGGGTTGCTGGGTCTGGGGGAGCCTCTCTCCTCCACCACAGCAACTGGGTCCTGGATTTAGGGCACAGGCgcgtcttgcccaaggtcaccggCCAGAAAGGGGAGGGTGTCCCCACAATTACACCCTCAGGCAGAGGCGCAGGGAGAGCCTGGGGGGGCAGCACATACTCCGCCAGGCTGAGGGGGTGGATCTGCCTCTGGCCATCCATGCGCTGGTCGCCAAGGGCCGTCAAGACGCAGAGCGATGGGGACTTGGGAGATGACGAGAATATCAAAGACCAGGCCCCTCTGTCACCACAGGGGACAGAAAGCCTGGCACTGTGAGGCCGCCTCCTGGATCATGGTGGCTGCCCTGGTAACAGGGTGCAGGGCAGTGGGCGCGAGATGGAGCCGAGGCCAGGTCACTTCCGCCTTCTCTGGGGGCTCCAGCAGGTCGGGCCTCTGTGACCAGGAGAGACAAGGCTGTGGCTGCCTCGAGGGGGCGTCAAGGTGACGTGTTTCCAGGATCCAGAGGGTGTTCTGCCAGGCAGTGCTCGCAAGGAGCTCTGCTCTGGGAGTGAGATGAACACAGGGTCCCTGGCCCCAACTGGGGCCCTCCTGGGAGGGCCATGGGGACAGACAGTCAGACTCTCTGGACAAGGCAGTGGAGGGAGGCAGTGGGCAGCGGCAGGGCTGGCTGGCGCCCTCTAGGGCCAGTGGCTGCCACCGGCCGggtagctgggcacagtggggtACTCGGGGAGGCTGTTCCCTGAAAAGTTGTTGTATTGTGCCTCTCTTGATGGCGGGTTCCGCCAAACCCCTGTGTTCCACTCCGTCTGTGCCTTCTGGAAGCTTCCGCCACCCCCTCGGTAGATCCTGTGCACCTGCAGGGAAGGATAGGGAGTCGGGGTCAGAAAGTCAGTGCACCATGGGCACACATGTGCTCTCAAGCAAGGCTTATCTTCTTTCTCAAGTCCGCCCGTAAAAAGCCTCTCCCAGGACCACAGCCGCACTGACTCGTTCACCGGTGGTCTGCGGCTGCATCAGGCCACAAGGACAGAGCAGTCGGCTCGGCCCAAAGGTGACACTCCCATCCCCTTGCTGCCATGATGTATCAGGGCCACTGGACACCCTCCCAACTGCTACACGCATGGTCACACTGTGACATTTTCATATCAATAAACACCTGTTTTTGAGGTACAGGGTAGTGTGGGTTATTTTGTACGCAGTCACACAGCAAAGCCGTGTAATTCTCAGATGAAACTGTGCTGAAAGATGCAACCTCAGCCTGCATCAGCAGCCATTGCACCATTCCCAAATCACAGAAAATGACAGGGAcgttagaaaaataagaaatgaaaacttggCTGCAACCACAGTGAGCTTCCAAGCTCCTGTCTGTCGGTGGGTGGAAGCACCATTGACTGCGTATGTCAGTCCAACGCGTGCGACGGCACCGGTGGAAGGAATGGTTCAGGGAAAGTAAAGCCGTCTGAAACCACAGGTCTTCAGGGAGGAGGGCCCGTCAAGTGCTGAGGACACCGACACCCGCTGCTCCCAAACCCATCTCAGAGTCTCTGCAGAAACTTGAGGGAATGCAGAGGACCCAAAATCATGGACCTGGGGCCCCTACCCAGAGCTCTGACCCCTGCCTGCTTTCATGAAAAGGGGCTGGTTCTGCCTGGGAGTTTGGGGGCCTCTTTTCCTGCTGAGCAGGGTCCACACAACCCCTCCTTTGGCACCACTGGTCACTGCCATGTTGCCAGAGCTGGGCCTCAGCTGCTAGGCTTGAACTACTCCTGCAAATGACCTGGCCTACGCCCACCCTGCTGTCCACTGCAGTGTGGAGTCTCGGGCATGGGCCCGGTGGGGCGGGGATGTGTGACCTGCCCCCATGGACACCTGTGTGGGTGGTAGCTTCCCAGTGACTCCACAGGGAGAGGGTTCTAGAAGTTGGGCCTGGCTTCTCTGTTAAGCTCATCCACCTGGAATGCTCAGGGGTGACAAGACGCATGGAGAGAAGGGTCCAAGGGGTGGATGTCCTGGGACCTGCGGACTCACCTTCATAATCACGATGGCCATCATGGCAGCAGACAGGGAGAACATGATGGCCGGGAGCAGCATGACCACGGCAGCCCCCACGCTGGTCTGGAAGAACCCAATCGCTGCCAACCAACCACTGGAGGGGACAAGAGGAAGTGTGGGTGCCCGCATGCCCGACAGACTATGACCCACTGCCCTTCTATATAAAGAGCAccaacaaatcaacaagaaaaaggtaaaaaaatgcTCACAGAAATGGGTAGTTCACACAGGACGGCCAAGTGGCCAGTAAGCACACCATGATGCCACCCCACCACCAAGGACGTGCGAGTCAGAGCAAGGTCTCGTTTCTCTGACGTCACACCAACATTGAGTGTGTGGGAGACGGAGACATGAGTGCCATCCTGATTGTCACCCTCTGTGGAGGGCAATGGGGCCTCAGCTATGAAAAGACTTAAACGCTCGTTCCTTTACCCCACCTGGAGGTAAGTGGAAAGTATGgtgtttttgagaattttttttttttctaaacagatgataaggccaggtacagtggctcaagcctgtaatcccagcactttaggaggctgaaactggaggatcacttgaggctgggaatgagaccagtctgggcaacatagtgagatcccatatctacaaaaaatattttttaggccgggcgctgtggctcacgcctgtaatcctagctcttgggaggccgaggcgggcggattgctcaaggtcaggagttcaaaaccagcctgagcaagagcgagaccccgtctctactatattttttttttattttttatttattttttttttttttgagacagagtctcgctttgttgcccaggctagagtgagtgccgtggcgtcagcctagctcacagcaacctcaaactcctgggctcgagcgatccttctgtctcagcctcccgagtagctgggactacaggcatgcgccaccatgcccggctaattttttatatatatatcagttggccaattagtttctttctatttatagtagagacgaggtctcgctcttgctcaggctggttttgaactcctgacgttgagcaatccgcccgcctcggcctcccagagcgtctctactataaatagaaagaaattaattggccaactgatatatatataaaaaattagccaggcatggtggcgcatgcctgtagtcccagctactcgggaggctgaggcagaaggatcactcaagcccaggagtttgaggttgctgtgagctaggctgacgccacggcactcactctagcctggacaacaaagtgagactctgtctcaaaaaaaaaaaaaaaaaatatatattttttaaaaattagccaggcatggtggcgcctgtagttccagctacttgggggggctgagggagggggatCGCTTAAGCCTTggattggaggctgcagtgagctatgatgataccaccgcactccagcctgagtgacagaaagagaccatctcaaaaaacaaaaataaaaaaaacaaaaaacaacaaaaaaaaccacaacacaaaaaccccaaaaatttGAAACACACTGGTTGAATGGTATGAATACTTTTGTGTGCCTGGCAGTACCAGAGAACTGTTGTTAACTGATCTAAGGTACGATGTGCATTTTTATACGTCTCAAAATCCTTCTCCTTCAGAGACCCACGTGGAAACGTCGGTTGCCTGGAGTTTGCTCCTAGCTCCCTGGCTGCAGCACAAGTGACACTTGGGAACAAGTCCAGCTGGTGTGGGACACAGGTGCTCAGTGGAGCCCTCACTGCCCCCATTGCCGGGAAAGCATCTTTACAAACTGGATCTGTAACACACTGGGAGCCTTGCCAGTTTCCCACCAGGCTCTCATTCCTCCAAGTAACACATGCCACATGTGCCACACCACAGACAAAGGCTCACCATGCACCCCATCCTGAGAAGCCAATGGCCTGGATGACGGTCAGGACAAACTGCGCTCCGAAGATGAAGAAAAACGCCATGAAGTTAAAGGAGCTGTCGGCCCTGCAGAGGGACGGAAGACATGACTGTTACCATGGCCCAGATAGGATGCTGGGGGCAGAGACAGCAGGGGTGCTGACTTTCCCAGATACAAAACCGCATGAACTCTTCAAACTGGGCTCTGACCACAAAGGGCCAAAACTACACCTCTGAGAAGACACAACAGCCCAACCCAGTCTCTGCCGTAAAAAACTTAAGAGGTTCTCAACTTCACTAgcatggaaaagaaagagaaataataaagaaaaatatttttaaataaatataagaaaaaattttaataaaaaaaaaataaagaacttaagAGGTTCCCTGCATCAATGTGGCAATGGAGTGGGGGAGTCCTCACCAAACAGCTGCCAGTTCTGCAGCAGGATGGCAGGCTCTGGGGAAGGCAGGGGAGCTTCCAGCAGCTGGGGCTGCTCCCAGGCTCTCCCCAAAGCCAGCCGTGCCCCTGCCCATGTGCTCACAGCTGCCCTAGGCCAGCTCTCACCATCAGCCCCTTCCAGCAAATGCCAGCCCAGGTCTCATTCTCGTCTTCAAGGAGAGCCTCAGGTACCCTTTCTGACCTACTCTGGGAGTCTGGGACTCAGGACCATCTGGGTGGACACAACACACACCTGAGTGACAAGGGTGGCACAGGTCAGCTAGGGGCAAATGTCTGTGGCAACTCTATGCACAACTGCCAAAAGTAGAAACAGATGAGTGGATCAACACAACGTGATCCACCCCTACATGGAGTTTCATTCAGCCACAAAAATGGACACGGCTCTGACACAGGGCACAGCATGGATGGACCTTCAGGACGTTGTGCTCAGTAAGATATgtcagacacagaaggacacacactgcgtgactccatttatatgaaatgtccagaataggcagatCCACAGAGACAAGACGTGGATTCATGGATGCCGggggagtgactgctgatgggTATGGGCTTCCTTtagggtgatgaaatgttctggaactaggtAGTAGTGATGATCACACAGCATTGTGAATACATTAATACCTTAAAAATCACTAGATTATAGTTTGAAACCACTTTAAGGAGGTGAACTATGTGGTATGTAAAGTCTTTATATCAAGTTATTAAAAAGCAGCACAGGCTgcgcacagtggctcacacctgtaatcctagcactctgagaggctgaggtaggtggatcgctcaaggtcaggagttcggaaccagcctgagcaagagcgagaccccatctctactaaaaatagaaacaaaattaattggccaactaacatatatagaaaaaattagccaggcatggtggcgcatgcctgtagccccagctacttgggaggctgaggcaggaggatcgcttgagcccaggagtttgaggttgctgtgagctaggttgacgcccggcactctaacccaggcaacagagtcagactccgactcaaaaaaaaaaaaaaaaaaaaaaaagcagcagcacaaATCAGGTAGCATCTGGGCCTGGCGCAGGGGCCACAGTCAGCTGACCGGCTGTGAACTGCTGCCCACAAGCATAGACCAGGACGGTCTGGGCAAGCCAGGGCCCAGGTCCCCtgtgggcagggaagggaagcTGGGACAGAAACCAGAAGGTGCACGGTGGGTGTCTTGGCCAGATGTCAGCACCAGGTGCTTCCACAGACTGCAGCAGGTGCAGGTGCCACAGGAACTTCGGGTACTGCTGGACCCCTCACCCCCAGGGCTCTGACTTACCGGAAGGCCTTGTAGGCGGGCCGGAACCAGCATACGTAACCGCAGGGCGTGAAGAGCAGCAACCACACAAAGGCCAGGCCGAAGTTGGCTCCTGAGCCCCCGCCGATCCACCAGGCGAGGCAGGCGACCAGGTTGACCCCAAGTGTGGCACAGTAAACTGTGGGATAGGGGATGGCTGAGCCCGGATTGGGGTGTCTGCCCCCATTCTCACCACCCATGTCATGGGTGCTGGCTGACTGCAGGGCCCAGAGTCAGGCTCAGTGTGGACAGTGGGCGCCTCTGGAGGGCTGCGCTGGCCAGGCCCCCTGCCTGCTGTACCCACCACCCCACGCTACCGAGGCAGGTGGGAAGCGCAACTTCCCTGGGCCCAGCGCTGCCCTCTGGCTCAGGACTCCTCAACCAGACCAGGGTCTTGGCGGGGTCCCGCTTCCTGCCGACCCAGCCACCTAGCAGGGGCAGCAGCTCACACATCCACAGCCGGTAGATCCTCTTCACCAGGACCTGGTGCTCGATGGGGATCTCGTCGGAGAAGTTCTGGTAGAAGCAGGGCTTCAGCGGGATGAACCGAGGCAGCGGGGGGAAATTGTTCTCCTTTTCTGCAGGACGGGGAACACCACGGACAGAGCTGATTGCGGTCTGCTCAAAGGTGCCCCCATAAGGACCCCTCATCCCGGGACATGTGCCCAGGCCACCTCATGAGGTAGAAGAATGGGAGGTCACCCTGAATGACCCGAGGGCCCGGGGTCAGCACGGGGTCATCCCACAAGGGacaggagggtgggaggcagagactggaagaCGCTGCACTGTGGCtctggagggggaggaagggcccCGAGCTGAGGGACACAGGCAGCCTCGACACTGGGCAAGGTGAGAGATGGGTTCTCCCTGGAGTCCCCAGGAGGGAGTGGCCCTGCCACCCCTTGATTTCAGGACTTCTACCCTCCTAGATGGTCAGATAACACATTTTGCTGTTTTAAGTCATTAGGCGTATGATGATTTCTTACAATagccacagaaaactaatacatggACTCAGTAGGTGGAGTCCGAATGCTGTTAATATCTGTGACTCCACAGAAGGTTCTGGCAAATTCCCTGTGGCTTCCATAACATGGTCCCAACTGCCAAGGCCCTATGTACAAACAAGGTCCCGCTCACAGGTTACAGGGGTCAGGATGTGGACACGGCCTTTGGCGGGCATGCGACTGCCCATAGAGGGCAGCCCCTCAAGGTGCCATAGCTCAGTCGGCACTGCCTCAGGACGTGGTCCCTGAGCAACTAACAGGGCCAGGCAGTGAGCAAGACTCCATCCTCAGGGGCTGCCATTTGGGGGGACCAGCAGTAAATACAGGGAGTAACTGCTCAGAGCATAAGAAGGtacaagaggccgggcgcggtggctcacgcctgtaatcctagctctctgggaggccgaggcgggcggattg
This portion of the Microcebus murinus isolate Inina chromosome 27, M.murinus_Inina_mat1.0, whole genome shotgun sequence genome encodes:
- the SCAMP4 gene encoding secretory carrier-associated membrane protein 4, encoding MSEKENNFPPLPRFIPLKPCFYQNFSDEIPIEHQVLVKRIYRLWMFYCATLGVNLVACLAWWIGGGSGANFGLAFVWLLLFTPCGYVCWFRPAYKAFRADSSFNFMAFFFIFGAQFVLTVIQAIGFSGWGACGWLAAIGFFQTSVGAAVVMLLPAIMFSLSAAMMAIVIMKVHRIYRGGGGSFQKAQTEWNTGVWRNPPSREAQYNNFSGNSLPEYPTVPSYPAGGSHWP